GATCTCAAATTGTGGGATGTGGTGGTCCAAGGAGTCAAAAAAGTATTGTTCAAGATCTTTCCTCTTGTGAACTCTCAAAAATCTTTAAGAATAAAACATAACACAAATAGAGTCCTAAGAAATGGCCACAATATTTAGGTAGAAACAATGTGTTTATGTCTGATTTGTATAGCTTaagtttgatttattttaaataaatacacttataCCTACAGTTTTCTGAAAAGTGCTGGCAATCTGTAGACATCTTATTTAAGTCCTAAAAATGAAGAAATCACTACGTTACAGTCTGCATTTTGTACAGCTAGgtggacatggtggtggtgtgttagtgtatgttgtgctggtatgagtggataaaacacagcagtgctgatggagtttttaaacacctcaacatacactaacacacaaccaccatgtcagtgtcactgcagtgctgagaatgatccactacctaaataacacctgctctgtggtggtcctgtggggttcctgatcattgaagaacagggtgaaagcagactaaaacagtatgtagaaaaataggtggactacagtcagtaattgtagaactacaaagtgcttctatatggtaagtggagctgataaaatggacagtgcgtgaggtggttttaatgttatgactgattttTGTACAGCTTTGAAAGTGAGGGTTTGTTAATAATATAGCACACTGCCTTAACTGTAggctttaaatacagtatgaCCTGGTTATAATACCTTAATTTAAATACTGAATTAACATTTTAAGtccataaaaaaaattaaccacATTTATTAGCATTCAAAACACAATGAGCACGGTTATTATAAAAAGCTAAACTGACGGGAAGTGTTCTTAGAGCTTTTGCTGTCactttaaaagctatttaaGCCTTAATTTTGTGTTCCTGATGTTTGTAGGCATACTGCAGTATGTGCATAGAGTAAAACTTGAaaagtgtatttaaaaattGGCCTAAAGTGTTACCAACGTGACAACGTGTAAATATAACAGCACAATATTAACAGCACAACCATTCTCTTATGTGTATGGGGATTCTGTCAGACTAAAGCAACACAGTTATAAAAATCTGAATtttagaacattaaaaccacctccttgtttctacactcactgtccattttatcagctccacttaccatatagaagcactttgtagttctacaattactgactgtagtccatctgtttctctgcatgcttttttagcctgcttccacgctgttcttctatggtcaggactctcccaggaccactacagagcaggtattatttgggtggtgggtcattctcagcactgcagtgacactgacatggtggtggtgtgttagtgtgtgttgtgctggtatgagtggataagacacagcaatgctaataaagttttaaacacctcattgtcactgctggactgattaTAGTCCACCAACGAAAAATATCTAGCTAACagcgcagcgtcctgtgaccactgatgaaggtctagaagatgaccaactcaaacagcagcaatagatgagcgatcgtctctgattttacatctacaaggtggaccaactaggtaggagtgtctaatagagtggacagtgagtgaactgtccactctttaaaaactccagcagcactgctgtgtctcatccactcataccagcacaaaacacactaacacaccaccaccatgtcagtgtcactgcagtgctgagaatgattcactatctaaataatacctgctctgtggtggtcctatgggggtcctgaccaataaagaacaaggtgaaagcaagcatcaaacagtatgtagaaaaatagatggactacagtcagtaattgtagaactacaaagtgctcctttatggtaagtggagctgataaaatggacagtgtgtgtagaaacaaggaggtggttttaatgttatgtctgatcagtgtatttcataCTCGTGCTGTTTACTGACGAACTAAAAATGAGCTAGGTTAACAAATTTGTGGCTATGTGGCATATCATCTAGCAAGCTAGCTGCGCTAATTGCTTAATGTTAGCATTAGCCTCTGCTGATTACCTCAGCATATCCAGTTTTGAAACGTTTTCATACAaaataattagggatgcatcgataccattttttcccaaccgagtacgagtacaagtacatgtatttttgtacttgccgataccgataccaatacctatttagaataccgtttttttttttaaacaaaaacacacgtgagaagtgacgagaagtttaatgataccacgtccaaaaatgcacatcaacaagtagcgagtgatcaaagtgtttgtgcgctgatgtgatgaaatcaaggaggaaaaataaatgaatctgagtggatttggcaacacgaatagcatggattgttctgtagtgagttggaggttaataaatatttttgcaatgttggtgttttgttgttatgttttgttgagaacgatcaggtcagaaatactgtaaaacgtgtgtgtgtgtgccggtgtattctgatataaactatattatccccctctcccacctgtttacactcctctcctgcgtttcccctcacaccgtatcctgcgttctcattggctgttcgacatgtcactcattcccagtcgcacatctcagatcagatatctgatgtgctagaaaactcgagcgctcggtgagctggtcggatcgagttgttggatagttcacacttagcgatcgagagccgagttttgatcactgaacgaacgccgagttgctcccgagccggcaaatctagcgccgaccagtcggcgagcgaaaatcagggcaaaaatcgtgtagtgtgaactaggcataacgcagcaacgtgcactaggcacacggtatcgggtgtttagtatcggagcctcgtttgcgagtacgagtacaagttaatgagcgcggtatcgggcaaatacccgataccagtatcggtactcatgcatctctaaaaaTAAGTACATTACTTAAATTACATGAGTGAAATCACTAGGATAGTCTGAAATAAGTGAAGTACACTCATTTTATTTAAGAAAGTAGTAGTGTTACCTTTTACAGTGTGGTTTTGATGCTTTTACAGTGGCAACAGTGATGCACTGAGGGTTTAAAGATGCAGCAGCAAAGGTCTGAAGGCTCTCAATGTGTAACATCAACAGATGTAGCCTCTGTAGCGGCAGCGACAACAGTCTGGAAGCTCGGAACATTCGGCAGCAACAGAAGGAAGCTTCAGATTTCAGCCATGCAGCCGACCTGGCTTGGTTGGGACCTCAAAACACAAATAATCTGAGAAAAGAGACTGCAGTAAATGTAATCGTTTACTGTCTGATTGTGGCACTATGTGTTAGGGctttctgtaaaaaaattgcCACTTGCAAGGGTAAAGAAGCAGCCAACTACTTCACAAGCATTAGAGGaggcgtgtgttagtttgtgGCCTTCCTTGGTCAGTGAAGATGTCATTCAAGTGTCAGGGGTTACCAAAGTGCAGAGGGGAATCAGGTATATTTAAATTAGGCCCgtgctaaattaaaaaataataatatttagattaaattaaataacctagctgttttttttatgcatttactcCTCATTtccctcccgatttagcgcattcaattttgtcctccgctgctaagagataccagattgcatccaaggagagcacgtcgctgtacgagcctcttccgacacgtgcacagccctcctcttctcgcccctgcattctgccaatcagggtccttacacagcgtatgaagatccacccacccacccacacacacacacacacacacacacacacacacacacacacacacacacacacacacacacacacacacacacacacacacacacacacacacacacacacacacacacacacacacacacacacacatagtccggcccccaccctgcagatacggtggccaattagtatctgctgcagacactgccaattatgcccgccagatggtgcccagccgaccggtggcaacaccgagtttcgaaccgaagggggttcagaaactctgtgctggtgtgctagcggaatatcccgctgcgccacctgggcgcctaccTAGCTGGTATTTTAACGGGTCATACCACTTTTCAGCTCATTGAGGACCTGTAAGAAAAATTCTGGGTCAGTGTGGAGCAACAACATCTTTCTACTTGTTTTGTAGATGATGTCCAGAACGCGCTTCCAAAAGACCTGCTTGTTTTGTGCCTTGATAAACGGCTTGACTGGGTAGCAAATGTCATAACCAGCATAGGAATAATACACATAGAGGCAGGTTAGGAGCACAGAGCGTAACTCCTTCACACTGGCCACCTCGGCCGAGATGATTTCCCGACACAGAGCGTATAAGAAGACCACACTCCCTTGCTCAATGTAGCTCTTGTTCTGCCAGCCCACCAGCGTCAAGAAGAAATCAGTTTTTAGCAGCCACTCTGTAGGCATCACTGGAGTCAGAGATTTCAGCTGAGAGCAGCGACGGCACAGGAACTCCCCCAGACACTGCAGAAGCTCCTTGAGAGACGAGTTCATTAGTATCAACTCAGCCTCATGTGTTTTTGCAAAAAAATCTACATCACTCAGGAATTTCATATGGCTCTGGTTGCTGACGTTCTCCTCAGAAACTTCATCCAGTTCGTCTGAACCGTTGGGTCTAATGAGAGGTTCGGTCTCCGGTGCAGGAGCCACTCTGCAATGCCGGGAAAGGATCCGAGAAAAAAAGTGGCCTTTTTTGGCCTTGGCCTTTTTCTTCTGCCCTAAGGCATCCTGATCATGCACAGGTTTGTCCACCTGTTTAGAGAAACTACTATAGTAGGTCGTAGAGCGTCCGTTGCCCATGGCTTGTTTCAAAGCAGGTTGAATTCAAACAGTATCCAGCTGTTAATAGAAAATAGTggtttaaatattaatgttttCAGACTAAATGGATTAGCTCTCTAATAGTGgatttatttaacaaatattCAATAATGAAAGAAATTAGGATGGGAGCAAATAAGCTGTgcttttttcacagcactgtaagtcggTGTGGTGTTTCAATAGGGTAAATGTGTGTCTGGTCATTTGCACACAGCCTAAAACTCTATGGGGTTGTTTACTatctcttttatttaaaatata
The nucleotide sequence above comes from Trichomycterus rosablanca isolate fTriRos1 chromosome 8, fTriRos1.hap1, whole genome shotgun sequence. Encoded proteins:
- the LOC134319672 gene encoding cyclin-dependent kinase 5 activator 1-like; amino-acid sequence: MGNGRSTTYYSSFSKQVDKPVHDQDALGQKKKAKAKKGHFFSRILSRHCRVAPAPETEPLIRPNGSDELDEVSEENVSNQSHMKFLSDVDFFAKTHEAELILMNSSLKELLQCLGEFLCRRCSQLKSLTPVMPTEWLLKTDFFLTLVGWQNKSYIEQGSVVFLYALCREIISAEVASVKELRSVLLTCLYVYYSYAGYDICYPVKPFIKAQNKQVFWKRVLDIIYKTSRKMLLLHTDPEFFLQVLNELKSGMTR